One segment of Nostoc flagelliforme CCNUN1 DNA contains the following:
- a CDS encoding sigma-70 family RNA polymerase sigma factor — MSQSISVSWSTVDAKYPEASVQVDKLPNHDLILRCQAGLRPDRVAFAELLRRFQSQVDRVLYHLAPDWADRADLAQEVWIRVYRNINRLQEPAKFRGWLSRIATNLFYDELRKRKRVMSPLSLDAPRSLEDGEMDWEIAGDTPGPEEELTTREFYEQLREAIADLPEVFRTTIVLREIEGMAYEEIAEITGVSLGTVKSRIARARTRLQAHLQNYLDS, encoded by the coding sequence ATGAGTCAGTCGATCTCTGTATCCTGGTCAACGGTTGATGCAAAGTATCCAGAAGCATCAGTGCAAGTTGACAAACTCCCTAACCACGATTTAATTTTGCGCTGTCAAGCGGGACTGCGACCAGATCGTGTTGCGTTTGCAGAACTATTACGCCGCTTTCAAAGTCAAGTTGATAGAGTTCTATACCACCTGGCTCCAGATTGGGCTGACAGAGCCGATTTGGCTCAAGAAGTTTGGATTCGAGTGTATCGGAATATTAACCGATTACAAGAGCCTGCCAAATTTCGAGGCTGGTTAAGCCGCATTGCCACCAACTTGTTTTACGACGAGTTGCGGAAACGCAAGCGGGTTATGAGTCCTTTGTCGCTGGATGCTCCCCGTTCGTTAGAGGACGGCGAGATGGATTGGGAAATCGCTGGCGATACTCCCGGGCCTGAAGAAGAACTGACAACTAGAGAATTTTACGAGCAACTGCGAGAAGCGATCGCGGATTTACCAGAGGTGTTTCGTACTACCATTGTCCTCAGAGAAATCGAAGGCATGGCTTATGAAGAAATTGCCGAAATCACTGGAGTTTCCTTAGGAACTGTGAAGTCAAGAATAGCCAGAGCTAGAACAAGGCTGCAAGCTCACTTGCAGAATTATCTAGATTCCTAA
- a CDS encoding anti-sigma factor family protein translates to MTTDSQFYDRSPLQLPQDLSDGMANHTNESTGLMDMVKRDRFELLSAYLDGEVTATERKQVEEWLANDASVQCLYARLLKLRQGLRTLPVPTAQQSPEATVQQVLTRLRRRSRLNWMAGGASVAACVISAVSGLVPIGSRAPQLAQRPQTEPIQTSSASIIPPSPLMVGLNNPVIEIPKAAVASPENPIYPVQPQRHDSKQDIN, encoded by the coding sequence ATGACTACTGATTCTCAGTTTTACGACCGTTCTCCTTTGCAACTTCCTCAAGATTTGTCAGATGGAATGGCCAATCATACCAATGAATCAACGGGTCTTATGGATATGGTGAAGCGCGATCGCTTCGAGTTATTGAGTGCTTATCTCGATGGTGAAGTCACAGCCACTGAACGCAAGCAAGTAGAAGAATGGCTGGCAAATGATGCCTCAGTTCAATGCTTGTATGCTCGACTTTTAAAGCTGCGCCAAGGCTTGCGGACTCTCCCAGTGCCAACAGCCCAACAGTCACCAGAAGCAACAGTTCAGCAAGTTTTGACACGTTTGCGCCGCCGTTCCCGTTTAAACTGGATGGCGGGAGGTGCATCTGTTGCTGCTTGTGTAATCAGTGCAGTATCTGGCTTAGTACCTATTGGGTCGAGAGCGCCGCAACTGGCACAACGGCCACAAACAGAACCGATACAAACATCTTCAGCGTCGATAATTCCACCTTCCCCCCTGATGGTGGGACTAAATAACCCGGTAATTGAAATTCCTAAAGCAGCAGTAGCTTCTCCAGAAAATCCAATTTATCCGGTACAGCCGCAACGCCACGACTCCAAACAGGACATAAACTAA
- a CDS encoding gamma-glutamylcyclotransferase family protein — MAESNIKFSDLVRVFVYGTLKPGEANYKRYCAGKVVDFKKAFVQGKLFALPMGYPAMTLGNSQVHGYLLSFSNPRILNELDMLEDYQPNRQLPENLYNRQIIEVYEPQSLSLGWAWVYLMTLDRVDQLGGFLQPDGWWSGCGLTAKYSYDL, encoded by the coding sequence ATGGCTGAATCAAATATAAAATTTTCTGATTTGGTGCGGGTTTTTGTTTACGGCACACTCAAACCCGGTGAAGCTAACTATAAAAGATACTGTGCTGGCAAAGTAGTTGATTTCAAAAAAGCCTTTGTACAAGGCAAATTGTTTGCTTTGCCAATGGGCTACCCAGCGATGACGCTAGGGAATAGCCAAGTTCACGGATATTTACTATCTTTTTCCAACCCAAGGATTTTAAATGAGCTGGATATGTTGGAAGATTACCAGCCCAATAGACAACTACCAGAAAACCTTTATAATCGACAAATTATAGAGGTTTACGAGCCACAGTCGCTCTCTCTGGGTTGGGCTTGGGTTTATTTAATGACTCTAGACCGAGTTGACCAATTAGGAGGCTTCCTCCAACCTGACGGCTGGTGGAGTGGCTGTGGTTTAACCGCAAAGTATAGTTATGATCTGTGA
- the leuS gene encoding leucine--tRNA ligase, with translation MKPLEIRDSVDSRYNPAAIEEKWQKTWVELGLDKTPTASNKPKFYALSMFPYPSGSLHMGHVRNYTITDVIARLKRMQGYRVIHPMGWDAFGLPAENAAIDRGVPPAKWTYQNMAQMRQQLQRLGLSIDWECELATCSPDYYKWTQWIFLQFLQAGLAYQKEAAVNWDPIDQTVLANEQVDNEGRSWRSGAIVERKLLRQWFFKITDYAEELLNDLHKLTGWPDRVKLMQANWIGKSTGAYLEFPIVGIDEKIAVYTTRPDTVYGVSYLVLAPEHPLTKRVTTKEQQAAVEAFIKEISNQSELERTSEDKPKRGISTGGVAINPFTGEEMPIWIADYVLYEYGTGAVMGVPAHDVRDFKFAKNYDLPVDFVIASPDDVAGFDLTPTSEINEVRQLIQIEYNQAYTEPGILINSGSFTGMTSTDAKQAIIEYAEQQGFGKVRVQYRLRDWLISRQRYWGAPIPVIHCPNCGIVPVPDKDLPVQLPEEVEFTGRGGSPLTQLESWVNVPCPTCGTPAKRETDTMDTFIDSSWYFLRFPDAKNEQQVFDSSKINDWMPVDQYVGGIEHAILHLLYSRFFTKVLRDRGLLNFDEPFQRLLTQGMVQGLTYLNPNKGGKDKWIPSNLVNSADPRDPQTGEPLQRLYATMSKSKGNGVAPEDVIAKYGIDTARMFILFKAPPEKDLEWDEADVEGQFRFLNRVWRLVTDYVADGVSRKQAQLADLTKAEKELRRAIHTAIQAVTEDVEDEYQFNTAISELMKLSNALTDADGKNSSIYAEGIRTLVVLLAPFAPHIADELWHLLGESNSVHTQTWPSFDPAALVADEITLVIQIMGKTRGLIQVPAQADKAALEKYARESEIAQRYIEGKEIKKVIVVPGKLVNFVVS, from the coding sequence ATGAAACCATTGGAAATACGTGATTCTGTTGATTCTCGATATAACCCAGCAGCAATTGAGGAAAAATGGCAAAAAACATGGGTAGAACTTGGTTTAGATAAGACACCTACAGCTAGCAACAAGCCAAAATTCTACGCTTTATCCATGTTTCCTTATCCATCGGGCAGCCTACACATGGGTCACGTCCGTAATTATACCATTACTGACGTAATTGCCCGCCTTAAGCGAATGCAGGGGTATCGGGTAATACACCCAATGGGTTGGGATGCCTTTGGCTTGCCAGCAGAAAACGCCGCCATTGACCGTGGTGTACCGCCAGCAAAGTGGACTTATCAGAATATGGCTCAGATGCGGCAACAATTGCAGCGTCTTGGTTTATCCATTGATTGGGAATGTGAACTTGCTACCTGTTCACCCGATTATTACAAGTGGACGCAATGGATTTTCTTGCAGTTTTTGCAAGCGGGGTTAGCTTACCAAAAAGAAGCAGCAGTAAACTGGGACCCCATTGACCAAACTGTATTGGCAAATGAGCAAGTTGATAACGAAGGACGTTCCTGGCGCAGTGGGGCAATAGTTGAGCGCAAATTGTTGCGGCAGTGGTTTTTCAAGATTACCGACTACGCCGAAGAATTGCTCAATGACTTGCATAAATTGACAGGTTGGCCCGATCGCGTCAAATTGATGCAGGCAAATTGGATTGGCAAATCCACAGGCGCTTACTTGGAATTTCCCATCGTTGGGATAGATGAAAAAATCGCCGTGTACACCACACGTCCAGATACCGTTTATGGTGTCAGCTACCTGGTATTAGCGCCAGAACATCCCTTAACAAAGCGTGTCACTACAAAAGAACAACAAGCAGCCGTAGAAGCCTTTATTAAAGAGATTTCCAATCAAAGTGAGTTGGAACGTACCTCTGAAGACAAACCTAAGCGGGGTATCTCCACAGGTGGGGTGGCAATTAACCCGTTTACAGGGGAAGAAATGCCGATTTGGATTGCTGACTATGTACTGTATGAGTATGGTACTGGGGCAGTGATGGGTGTACCAGCCCACGATGTCCGGGATTTTAAGTTTGCCAAAAATTACGATTTGCCAGTTGATTTTGTCATCGCTTCCCCAGATGATGTTGCAGGTTTTGACTTAACTCCGACATCAGAGATTAATGAAGTCAGACAACTCATCCAAATTGAATATAACCAGGCATACACTGAACCAGGAATTTTAATTAATTCTGGGTCTTTTACTGGTATGACTTCCACAGATGCTAAACAAGCAATAATTGAATACGCCGAACAACAAGGTTTTGGTAAAGTGCGGGTGCAATATCGCTTGCGGGATTGGTTAATTTCGCGGCAGCGTTACTGGGGCGCACCGATACCTGTAATCCACTGTCCCAACTGTGGGATAGTGCCAGTGCCTGACAAAGATTTACCAGTCCAGTTGCCAGAAGAAGTGGAATTTACTGGACGTGGCGGTTCACCTTTGACTCAGTTGGAAAGCTGGGTAAATGTGCCTTGTCCAACTTGTGGTACTCCTGCAAAGCGGGAAACTGACACGATGGATACTTTTATTGATTCCTCGTGGTATTTCTTGCGCTTTCCTGACGCTAAGAATGAACAACAGGTTTTTGATTCCAGTAAAATTAACGATTGGATGCCTGTTGATCAGTATGTAGGTGGAATTGAACACGCGATTTTACATTTGTTGTATTCGCGCTTCTTTACTAAGGTACTACGCGATCGCGGTTTGTTAAACTTTGATGAACCCTTCCAACGCCTGTTAACTCAAGGTATGGTACAGGGTTTAACTTATCTAAATCCCAACAAGGGCGGTAAAGATAAATGGATTCCCTCTAATCTGGTAAATTCTGCTGACCCTCGTGACCCTCAGACAGGCGAACCACTGCAACGTCTTTACGCCACCATGTCTAAATCAAAGGGTAACGGTGTAGCACCAGAAGATGTAATTGCCAAATACGGTATAGACACAGCGCGGATGTTCATTTTATTCAAAGCACCACCAGAAAAAGACCTGGAATGGGATGAAGCCGATGTGGAAGGACAATTCCGCTTTTTAAATCGGGTTTGGCGTTTGGTGACAGATTATGTTGCAGATGGGGTATCCCGCAAGCAAGCCCAACTCGCTGATTTAACTAAGGCAGAAAAAGAATTGCGGCGGGCGATTCACACGGCTATTCAAGCAGTGACAGAAGACGTTGAAGACGAATATCAATTCAACACAGCTATTTCAGAATTGATGAAGTTAAGTAACGCCCTAACTGATGCCGATGGAAAAAATTCATCAATTTACGCAGAAGGTATTCGGACTTTGGTGGTATTACTAGCACCATTTGCACCACACATTGCTGATGAATTGTGGCATTTATTGGGTGAAAGTAATTCAGTTCACACTCAAACTTGGCCGTCATTTGACCCGGCTGCTTTGGTAGCTGATGAAATCACTTTAGTGATTCAAATTATGGGCAAAACTCGCGGCTTGATTCAAGTACCAGCACAAGCAGATAAAGCAGCGTTGGAGAAATATGCCCGTGAATCAGAAATTGCCCAACGTTACATCGAAGGTAAGGAGATTAAAAAGGTAATTGTCGTGCCTGGAAAGTTAGTAAATTTTGTAGTTAGCTAA
- a CDS encoding DUF433 domain-containing protein gives MTLKELEQQLLALSPGEKLQAIHLLAQSLGNHWQGIEKTPRVSGGEACIAKTRIPVWVLVEARRLGYSDADLLTSYPTITATDLANAWVYAEAHPDEIELAIERNEVA, from the coding sequence GTGACACTCAAAGAGTTAGAACAACAACTTCTTGCCCTCAGTCCTGGTGAAAAATTGCAGGCTATACATTTACTTGCTCAAAGTCTCGGCAACCATTGGCAAGGAATTGAAAAAACTCCTAGAGTCAGTGGTGGAGAAGCTTGCATTGCTAAAACTCGTATTCCCGTTTGGGTACTTGTGGAAGCTCGCCGTCTTGGATATAGTGATGCTGACCTTTTGACGAGCTATCCAACCATTACAGCTACAGATTTAGCTAATGCTTGGGTATATGCAGAAGCTCATCCCGATGAAATCGAATTGGCAATTGAGCGTAATGAGGTTGCCTAG
- a CDS encoding DUF5615 family PIN-like protein produces the protein MPDEEVLAFAISQERSILTINRVDFIRLHRCDSNHFGIIACTNNLNWEQFAARIDETVTPEEPLQGKLIRVVRPVT, from the coding sequence ATACCTGATGAGGAAGTACTAGCATTTGCCATAAGTCAAGAACGCTCAATATTAACTATCAACAGAGTTGATTTTATCCGTTTGCATCGTTGTGATTCTAACCACTTTGGTATTATTGCTTGCACGAACAATCTTAATTGGGAACAGTTTGCAGCACGGATAGATGAGACTGTGACACCAGAAGAACCGTTGCAAGGAAAACTGATTCGTGTGGTACGTCCAGTCACTTAA
- a CDS encoding pyridoxal-phosphate-dependent aminotransferase family protein, whose translation MNDKLMLMIPGPTPVPEAALLALAKHPIGHRTSEFSNILAEVTENLKWLHQTQSDVLTLNVSGTGAVEAGIINFLSPGDRILVGSNGKFGERWVEVGQAYALNVEEVKVEWGKPLDPAVFAEKLQADTQKQIKAVIITHSETSTGVLNDLETINRHVKEHGEALIIVDAVTSLGAFNLPVDAWGLDIVASGSQKGYMIPPGLGFVSVSPKAWEAYKTAKLPKYYLDLGKYRKATAKNTTPFTPPVNLIVALHTTLRIMKEEGLESIFARHERLKNATRAAIQGLNLPLFAADSSASPAITAVAPQGIESDKIRSLMKKRFDIALAGGQDHLSNKIFRIGHLGFVSDRDILSCIASLEVTLRELGYEDFTPGSGIAAAVKVFSQS comes from the coding sequence ATGAACGACAAGCTGATGCTAATGATTCCAGGCCCAACCCCGGTGCCAGAAGCTGCCTTACTGGCATTAGCCAAGCATCCGATTGGACACCGCACCAGTGAATTTAGCAACATATTGGCAGAGGTGACGGAAAACCTCAAGTGGCTACATCAAACTCAAAGTGATGTGCTAACGCTGAATGTCAGTGGTACGGGTGCTGTAGAAGCCGGAATAATTAATTTTCTCTCTCCAGGCGATCGCATTTTAGTTGGTTCTAATGGTAAATTTGGCGAACGCTGGGTAGAAGTTGGTCAAGCCTACGCTTTGAATGTAGAAGAAGTTAAGGTGGAATGGGGAAAACCCTTAGACCCCGCAGTATTCGCCGAAAAACTTCAAGCAGATACTCAAAAGCAAATTAAAGCCGTAATCATCACCCACAGCGAAACCTCTACGGGTGTTTTGAATGATTTAGAAACCATCAACCGCCATGTCAAAGAACACGGTGAAGCTTTAATTATCGTTGATGCCGTCACTAGCTTGGGTGCGTTCAATCTACCTGTGGATGCTTGGGGCTTGGATATAGTCGCTTCCGGTTCCCAAAAAGGTTATATGATTCCGCCGGGATTGGGTTTTGTCTCTGTCAGCCCCAAAGCTTGGGAAGCTTACAAAACTGCGAAGTTACCGAAATATTATTTGGACTTAGGCAAATATCGCAAAGCCACAGCCAAAAATACAACTCCATTTACTCCGCCTGTGAACTTGATCGTAGCGCTGCATACCACGTTGCGAATCATGAAAGAGGAAGGTTTGGAGTCAATATTTGCTCGACATGAACGGCTTAAGAATGCTACCCGCGCCGCCATTCAAGGGTTGAATTTACCCCTATTTGCAGCAGATAGTTCCGCCAGTCCGGCAATTACGGCTGTAGCACCACAAGGAATTGAGTCGGATAAGATTCGGTCATTGATGAAAAAACGCTTTGATATTGCCCTAGCAGGTGGTCAAGACCATTTGAGTAATAAGATTTTCCGCATTGGTCACTTGGGCTTTGTGAGCGATCGCGATATTCTTAGCTGTATAGCATCCTTAGAAGTTACCCTAAGAGAACTTGGATACGAAGACTTCACCCCTGGATCTGGTATAGCGGCAGCAGTTAAAGTATTTAGTCAGTCTTGA
- a CDS encoding DUF2949 domain-containing protein, translating to MTIHSAQGGEIQMSQSKYSRLINFLQEDLAISTASLAVALRHREQDPGPLAMILWQYGLITLEQLDQIYDWLETA from the coding sequence ATGACAATACATTCTGCACAAGGAGGTGAGATACAAATGTCACAATCAAAATATTCTCGATTGATTAATTTTTTGCAAGAAGATTTGGCAATTTCCACAGCATCGCTGGCGGTGGCGCTTCGGCATCGGGAGCAAGATCCAGGCCCTTTGGCAATGATCCTTTGGCAGTATGGTTTGATTACTCTAGAGCAGTTAGACCAAATTTATGATTGGCTGGAGACGGCATAG
- a CDS encoding DUF192 domain-containing protein: MTHRLSLLSMLLSILLMGCSVPTTAKPPSPTSASQTPAPQSLGQKLPISAKAIVPNGTIIQLEVAQTPQQQAMGLMYRPALPDNRGMLFGFPSPQPVSFWMKNVPVPLDMVFLQNGVVKYIQASAPPCATEPCPTYGPNTPIDKVIELRSGRAAELKLKVGDIVKIEP; encoded by the coding sequence ATGACTCATCGACTAAGTTTGCTCTCAATGTTGCTGAGTATTTTACTGATGGGCTGTTCTGTGCCAACAACAGCTAAACCTCCCAGCCCTACATCTGCTTCTCAAACTCCAGCACCACAGAGCTTAGGTCAAAAACTACCAATTTCTGCTAAAGCCATTGTTCCTAATGGCACAATCATTCAGTTAGAAGTGGCGCAGACACCACAACAGCAAGCTATGGGGTTGATGTATCGACCAGCTTTGCCAGATAACCGGGGGATGTTGTTTGGGTTCCCTTCACCACAACCGGTTAGTTTCTGGATGAAGAATGTACCTGTGCCCTTGGATATGGTATTTTTACAAAACGGTGTAGTTAAATATATTCAGGCTTCTGCACCTCCTTGTGCAACTGAACCTTGTCCTACCTATGGGCCCAATACACCAATCGATAAGGTGATTGAACTTCGCTCTGGAAGGGCTGCCGAGTTGAAGTTGAAAGTGGGCGATATTGTCAAAATTGAGCCTTGA